The segment ATGATGCTGGCGATCTTCGCCGTGGCGCTCACGGCGGGTTCGACGAATCTCAGTCACATCGTGCAGGCGAGCGAGGGGTTCGGCTGGAACTTCCTCGATCCGGCCCACGCGCTGGCCTTCGCGGCCATGTTCGTGGTGTTGCTGGCCGAGACCGGACGGATTCCGGTGGATAACCCGGCGACGCACCTCGAACTGACGATGATCCACGAGGCGATGTTGCTCGAATATTCCGGCCGGCATCTGGCGCTGATCGAGTGGGCCGTGTCGGTCAAGCAACTGGTGTTGATGGCGCTGCTGGCGAACATCTTTTTCCCGCTTGGATTGGCCGGGGAGGCGACCCCGGCGGCGCTGGCCCTCGGGCTGGGGTTCTTCGCGGTGAAGCTGCTCCTGCTGGCCGGTGCGATCGTGCTGGTCGAGTTCACCAACGCGAAGCTGAGGCTGTTCCGCGTGCCGGACCTGCTGAGCACCGCGTTCATCCTCGCGACGCTCGCGCTCGTCTCGAGTTTTCTCTTCCGATGAACCCGCCCGTCGCCGACACCAGTTCCCAACTCATCACGCTCTTTGCCTCCGTGATGCTGGTGCTGCAGCTGCTCATTGTGGTGCAGCGGATGCTGATCACGAACATCCGGCTGTTCGCGATGCAGTCGCTGCTGCTGGCCGCCATCGCGGCGGTGGTGGGCTACACCTATGGCGCCTGGCACGTGTATGTCGTGGCGGTGCTGACGCTCCTGGGCAAGGTGCTGTTTCTGCCCTGGTGGCTGCACCGGCTCGTGCGTCAGATGAAGGTGGAGCAGGAAGTGCAGCCGTTTGTGAACATGCCGGCCTCGATGCTGATCTGTGGGGCGCTCACGGTGT is part of the Opitutus terrae PB90-1 genome and harbors:
- a CDS encoding respiratory chain complex I subunit 1 family protein — encoded protein: MKLELIGLVGQTALLLGLAPLVSGVIKNWKAKLQNRRGPRVWQPYLDLLKFLRKDMVVSEHVSWIFGVTPVVLLLTALAAGLLVPMITVQAPMDLFGDALALVGLLALGRFCLALSGLDPASTFGGMGSSREMTISAVAEPAMMLAIFAVALTAGSTNLSHIVQASEGFGWNFLDPAHALAFAAMFVVLLAETGRIPVDNPATHLELTMIHEAMLLEYSGRHLALIEWAVSVKQLVLMALLANIFFPLGLAGEATPAALALGLGFFAVKLLLLAGAIVLVEFTNAKLRLFRVPDLLSTAFILATLALVSSFLFR
- a CDS encoding NADH-quinone oxidoreductase subunit K, with translation MNPPVADTSSQLITLFASVMLVLQLLIVVQRMLITNIRLFAMQSLLLAAIAAVVGYTYGAWHVYVVAVLTLLGKVLFLPWWLHRLVRQMKVEQEVQPFVNMPASMLICGALTVLACVVARPFTSLERLGSNTLAVALALLLTGFFLMINRRKAITQVLALLTMENGMMLAAIALTTYGMPFVVEIGIFFDVVVAVMVLGILVFRIRESFASMDVSKLNKLKW